A genomic region of Colletotrichum destructivum chromosome 1, complete sequence contains the following coding sequences:
- a CDS encoding Putative Type 1 protein exporter — protein MAGTQLGLEVAFYLYPCGLFVTLLSSQSFQFYRERHGVTRQDAIDDEQKRAGRLYARVIRALQLIVSLLLLATIILAVRGAVAGQYDGAGKVIFPFSAFLASYVAVLLYYLAGLLPDPEGPWTPTSAHFYAWIVGALFEAFIAAVFSSEKNSFRVANDLLDVLDILGAARIVVLIAMMVCLILRDYKLKPSQPKSDPEERQSLLGSRSNGESHNYGGAHPHGVPAHKPPARTQVQGTGWLDYFAGFRVLFPYLWPKDSPIYQGIVVICLVLLICQRTVNVLAPVQLGTLVDALGYGRIPYKEIILYVVYRALQGNQGALGAARSVLWIPVSQSLFRRLSCAAFEHVLGLSMEFHLNKKIGEVTSALSRGSAMNTFLENFCFQVFPMVFDIFVAGVFFFVKYDAFYTIIVFFIMWSYIFLTIYVAKYRGKQRRDMATKNREMEAIKTDAIMAYETVQHNCAVVPETERFKEHVVVYQRAERLVLWSLNFLNLTQSSIFSLGTALLVAVSAYKISRGEQTVGEFVSLINYFVQLQGPLNFFGTYYTMLQNNLIEAERMLDLFKETSGVVEKPDAVRLPAVKGEVAFNNVKFSYQSKKGEPAIDGVSFTVAPGTKTAIVGESGSGKSTCLKLLFRFYDVNEGSITVDGYDLKDLKLDSLRKNIGVVPQDTVLFNATIMYNLLYADPKATQEDVYEACKAANIHERILAFPDGYQTKVGERGLKLSGGERQRIAIARAIIKDARILLLDEATASLDSHTERQIQDALERVTEGRTTITIAHRLSTITTSDQIVVLHKGKVAERGTHAELLSLGGRYHAMWEKQTTAEKRIKEKVEKEGESSETGSQQ, from the exons ATGGCGGGCACTCAGCTCGGATTGGAGGTGGCCTTCTACCTCTATCCCTGCGGCCTCTTCGTTACCTTGCTGTCGTCTCAGTCCTTCCAGTTCTACCGCGAGCGACACGGCGTCACGCGCCAGGACGCGATCGATGATGAACAGAAGAGAGCAGGGCGCCTCTACGCGCGCGTCATCCGCGCCCTCCAGCTCATTGTCTCGCTGCTGTTG ctcgccaccatcatccttgccgtccgcggcgccgttgccggccagtacgatggcgccggcaaggtcaTCTTCCCCTTCAGCGCATTCTTG GCATCTTATGTTGCGGTCCTGCTGTACTACCTAGCCGGCCTGCTGCCTGATCCCGAGGGCCCCTggacgccgacctcggctCACTTCTATGCCTGgatcgtcggcgccctcttTGAAGCCTTCAttgccgccgtcttctcctccgaGAAGAACTCGTTCCGTGTGGCCAATGACCTgcttgacgtcctcgacatcctgGGCGCTGCCAGGATCGTCGTCTTGATCGCCATGATGGTTTGCCTCATTCTCAGGGACTACAAACTCAAGCCTTCGCAACCCAAGTCGGACCCTGAGGAGCGCCAGTCTCTTCTTGGTAGCAGAAGCAACGGCGAATCCCACAACTACGGTGGTGCTCATCCACACGGAGTGCCTGCCCACAAGCCTCCCGCGAGGACTCAGGTGCAGGGTACCGGGTGGCTGGACTACTTTGCCGGATTCCGGGTTCTGTTCCCGTATCTTTG GCCCAAGGATTCTCCCATCTACCAGGGAATCGTCGTCATCTGCCTGGTCCTCCTGATCTGCCAGCGGACCGTCAACGTCTTGGCCCCGGTCCAGCTTGGAACTCTGGTCGATGCTCTCGGTTACGGCCGCATCCCTTACAAGGAGATCATCCTCTATGTCGTTTACCGCGCCCTTCAGGGTAACCAGGGAGCTCTCGGCGCCGCGCGCTCGGTCCTCTGGATCCCGGTCTCACAGTCGCTTTTCCGCCGACTGTCATGCGCTGCATTCGAGCATGTCTTGGGGCTCTCCATGGAGTTCCATCTCAACAAGAAGATTGGCGAGGTCACGAGTGCGCTGAGCAGAGGATCCGCCATGAACACGTTTTTGGAGAACTTTTGCTTCCAGGTGTTCCCCATGGTGTTTgacatcttcgtcgccggcgtcttcttcttcgtcaagTACGACGCCTTCTACACCATCATTGTCTTTTTCATCATGTGGTCGTACATCTTCCTGACCATCTACGTCGCCAAATACCGCGGCAAGCAGAGAAGGGACATGGCCACCAAGAACCGTGAGATGGAGGCCATCAAGACGGACGCCATCATGGCGTACGAGACGGTCCAGCACAACTGTGCCGTCGTCCCCGAGACGGAACGGTTCAAGGAGCACGTCGTGGTGTACCAGAGGGCCGAGCGCCTTGTGCTGTGGTCGCTCAACTTCCTGAACCTGACGCAAAGctccatcttctccctcggAACCGCCCTGCTTGTCGCCGTTTCCGCGTACAAGATTTCCCGCGGCGAGCAGACGGTCGGCGAGTTTGTTAGTCTGATCAACTACTTTGTGCAGCTGCAGGGCCCCCTGAACTTCTTCGGAACCTACTACACCATGCTGCAGAACAACTTGATCGAGGCGGAGAGGATGCTTGATCTGTTCAAGGAGACGTCGGGAGTCGTGGAGAAGCCTGACGCCGTTCGATTGCCGGCGGTCAAGGGAGAGGTTGCCTTCAACAACGTCAAGTTTTCCTACCAgagcaagaagggcgagcCCGCCATTGATGGCGTTAGCTTCACCGTTGCTCCCGGGACCAAGACAGCCATCGTCGGAGAgtccggcagcggcaagtCGACGTGTCTGAAGCTCCTGTTCCGCTTCTACGATGTCAACGAAGGCTCCATCACCGTCGATGGCTACGACCTCAAGGACCTGAAGCTCGACAGCCTTCGGAAGAATATCGGAGTCGTGCCGCAGGATACGGTTCTCTTCAACGCCACCATCATGTACAACTTGCTCTACGCCGACCCCAAGGCCACCCAGGAAGATGTGTACGAGGCGTGCAAGGCCGCGAACATCCACGAACGTATCCTCGCATTCCCGGACGGCTACCAAACCAAGGTTGGAGAGCGTGGCCTCAAGCTTTCCGGAGGTGAACGCCAACGA ATTGCCATCGCCAGAGCCATCATCAAGGACGCCCGTATCTTGCTTCTGGACGAGGCCACGGCGTCTCTGGACTCCCACACCGAGAGGCAGATTcaggacgccctcgagcgtGTGACAGAGGGCCGCACCACCATTACCATCGC GCATCGCCTctccaccatcaccacaTCCGACCAGATCGTGGTGCTCCACAAGGGTAAGGTGGCCGAGCGCGGCACGCACGCCGAGCTGCTGTCGCTGGGAGGGCGCTACCATGCCATGTGGGAGAAGCAGACCACGGCGGAGAAGAGAATCAAGGAAAAGGTGGAAAAGGAGGGCGAGTCGTCCGAGACCGGGTCCCAGCAGTAA
- a CDS encoding Putative major facilitator, sugar transporter, major facilitator superfamily, with product MGRDTNANTKAVGAELAAVLPDVGPWYRQPHMLRLNLCVASLIMCASANGYDGSMMNGLLALPQWHAFMGQPTGAWLGFVNAAYSLGNLVVYPAAAWVCNRYGRKAGIYVSWACLAVGSALQTAAPNEAAFVAARFVIGCASGFFLSAPLLITENAYPTHRGMVSALYNCGWYFGAVVAAWATYGTRNMDHWAWRLPSLLQITLPVLSVPGLLLIGESPRWLVSVGRNDEARAVLARNHAAGDARSPLVNFEMTEIEETLRAEREAHAETKWSDLWSTPGNRHRLFISVSLGVFAQWCGVGVVSYYLAMVLSSVGITSVDDQTLISACIQIWNLICASAAAIMVDKAGRRGLFLASGTIMLISFTIVTALSGSFANTGNAPTGTAVIPFLFIFYLGYDIALTPLMVAYPVEIWPYRLRAKGLTVALMTTIGCIFFNTFVNPVALESIQWRYYFVFLAVLVAMIVSVWFYYPETRGRTLENMAFLFNGEGAEVGAGTAEGALKEAEVAHVEEEEEGSEKR from the exons ATGGGCCGTGATACCAACGCAAAcaccaaggccgtcggcgccgagctggcggCCGTCCTGCCGGACGTCGGCCCCTGGTACAGGCAGCCGCACATGCTCCGGCTCAACCTCTGCGTCGCCTCGCTCATCATGTGCGCGTCGGCCAACGGGTACGACGGCTCCATGATGAACGGCCTGCTCGCGCTTCCGCAGTGGCACGCCTTCATGGGCCAGCCCACGGGCGCCTGGCTCGGGttcgtcaacgccgcctaCTCGCTCGGCAACCTGGTCGTCtacccggccgccgcgtgGGTGTGCAACCGGTACGGCCGCAAGGCGGGCATCTACGTCTCGTGGGCCTGCCTGGCCGTCGGCTCGGCGCtgcagacggcggcgcccaaCGAGGCCGCCTTTGTCGCCGCCCGCTTCGTCATCGGCTGCGCctcgggcttcttcctctcggcgccgctgcTCATCACCGAGAACGCCTACCCGACGCACCGCGGCATGGTGTCGGCCCTGTACAACTGCGGCTGGTACtttggcgccgtcgtcgccgcctgggCGACGTACGGCACGCGCAACATGGACCACTGGGCCTGGCGGCTGCCGTCGCTGCTGCAGATCACGCTGCCCGTCCTCTCGGTccccggcctgctgctcaTCGGCGAGTCCCCCCGCTGGCTCGTCTCCGTCGGCCGGAACGACgaggcccgcgccgtcctcgcgaGGAACCACGCCGCAGGCGACGCGCGCTCGCCGCTCGTCAACTTTGAGATGACGGAGATCGAGGAGACGCTGCGggccgagagggaggccCACGCCGAGACGAAGTGGTCGGATCTATGGAGCACCCCGGGCAACCGTCACCGCCTCTTCATCTCCGTCAGCTTGGGCGTCTTTGCCCAATGG TGCGGCGTTGGTGTTGTCTCGTACTACCTGGCCATGGTTCTT TCCTCGGTTGGCATCACCTCGGTCGACGACCAAACGCTCATCTCCGCGTGTATCCAGATCTGGAACCTCATCTGcgcctctgccgccgccatcatggtcGACAAGGCTGGACGCAGAGGCTTGTTCTTGGCATCG GGCACCATCATGCTGATCTccttcaccatcgtcaccgcGCTCTCCGGGAGCTTCGCCAACACCGGCAACGCACCCACCGGCACGGCCGTGATCCCGTTCCTCTTTAT CTTCTACCTTGGGTACGACATCGCGCTGACCCCGCTGATGGTGGCCTACCCGGTCGAGATCTGGCCGTACCGCCTGCGCGCCAAGGGCCTCACTGTGGCGCTGATGACGACCATTGGCTGCATCTTCTTCAACACGTTTGTCAAccccgtcgccctcgagtcGATCCAGTGGAGGTACTacttcgtcttcctcgccgtgcTCGTCGCCATGATCGTCAGCGTGTGGTTCTACTACCCGGAGACGCGCGGCCGCACGCTCGAGAACATGGCGTTCCTCTtcaacggcgagggcgccgaggtgggCGCCGGCACCGCGGAGGGCGCGctgaaggaggccgaggtcgcccacgtagaggaggaggaggaggggtcgGAGAAGAGGTAG
- a CDS encoding Putative zn(2)Cys(6) fungal-type DNA-binding domain-containing protein — protein sequence MTSTCAEEPRERRTLRRSRFGCRNCKLRKLKCDQGRPGCKRCVSFGVLCNFLSSSVPDLQPIAADTGGPLEVEVRGRTGIRPPLSNAVWTSDATASFQLNSKCQDFITRYLGRSLLSSDDPSMAQVNRRLLELAFTYPYLMHASLAVAFTYDRYLNSPSSCRRTQEECFHWSQSTVLFNRRLRQPIEAKDKDRDPIWGTAAALALLSFSSPDASAPEQAWPMRPSGASDLEWLRMSKGKMSLWHTVNPLRPDSLFCVMAATYAHMHAPLPEEGVGGVPAALAAVCGLTDASSAAEGNPYFHAAHAVSRILDLPDREVTTGHTQLFMQTIRGAFKDLLVERDPAALLLFYLWYRATSRAIWWIDLRARVECSSICLYLRLYHGANGAIQAFLPGGALAEKWDQASF from the exons ATGACCTCGACTTGTGCGGAAGAGCCTCGGGAGCGCAGGACGTTGCGGAGGTCGAGGTTTGGTTGCCGGAATTGCAAGCTTCGGAAACTCAAA TGCGACCAAGGGAGACCGGGTTGCAAGAGATGTGTCTCGTTCGGCGTGCTATGCAACTTCTTGTCCTCCAGCGTGCCCGACCTGCagcccatcgccgccgacactGGGGGCCCGTTGGAGGTTGAGGTTCGAGGACGGACGGGGATCCGGCCGCCGCTCAGCAACGCCGTCTGGACGTCGGACGCAACGGCATCTTTTCAACTGAATTCCAAATGTCAAGATTTCATAACACGTTACCTCGGACGGAGTCTCCTCAGTTCCGACGACCCTAGCATGGCACAGGTCAACCGTAGGCTGTTGGAACTCGCCTTTACT TACCCCTATCTGATGCACGCCTCCCTGGCCGTGGCATTCACCTATGACCGCTATCTGAACAGCCCCTCGAGCTGTCGCCGCACCCAGGAGGAGTGTTTCCACTGGTCCCAGAGCACCGTCCTCTTCAACAGGCGGCTGAGGCAGCCcatcgaggccaaggacaaggacaggGACCCCATCTggggcaccgccgccgccctggccctgCTGTCCTTCTCGTCCCCCGACGCGTCCGCGCCCGAGCAGGCGTGGCCGATGAGGCCGTCCGGCGCCTCCGACCTCGAATGGCTGCGCATGAGCAAGGGTAAGATGTCGCTGTGGCACACGGTCAACCCGCTGCGGCCGGACAGCCTCTTCTGCGTCATGGCGGCCACCTACGCCCACATGCACgcgccgctgcccgaggagggcgtcggcggcgtgccgGCGGCCCTGGCTGCCGTGTGCGGCCTCACGGACGCGTCGTCCGCGGCGGAGGGGAACCCGTACTTCCacgccgcccacgccgtGTCCCGGATCCTCGACCTGCCGGACCGCGAGGTCACGACGGGCCACACCCAGCTCTTCATGCAGACCATCCGCGGCGCTTTCAAGGACCTGCTCGTGGAAAGGGATCccgcggcgctgctgctgttctATCTGTGGTACCGCGCAACGAGCCGCGCCATATGGTGGATCGACCTCCGGGCCAGGGTGGAGTGTTCGTCCATCTGCTTATACCTGCGCCTCTATCATGGGGCCAACGGTGCTATCCAGGCGTTCCTCCCGGGAGGAGCTCTGGCTGAAAAGTGGGATCAGGCAAGCTTTTGA